One window from the genome of Macaca fascicularis isolate 582-1 chromosome 7, T2T-MFA8v1.1 encodes:
- the LOC102122944 gene encoding olfactory receptor 4F3/4F16/4F29 — translation MDGENHSVVSEFVFLGLTHSWEKQLLLLVFSSVLYVASITGNILIVFSVTTDPHLHSPMYFLLANLSFIDLGACSVTSPKMIYDLFREHKVISFGGCIAQIFFIHVIGGVEMVLLIAMAFDRYAAICKPLHYLTIMSPRMCILFLAVAWTLGVSHSLFQLAFLVNLPFCGPNVLDSFYCDLPRLLRLACIDTYRLQFMVTVNSGFICVGTFFILLISYIFILFTVRKHSSGGSSKALSTLSAHITVVLLFFGPPVFVYTWPHPNSQMDKFLAIFDAVLTPFLNPVVYTFRNKEMKAAIKRVCKQLVIYKKIS, via the coding sequence ATGGATGGTGAGAATCACTCAGTGGTATCTGAGTTTGTGTTTCTGGGACTCACTCATTCATGGGAGAAACAGCTCCTCCTCCTAGTGTTTTCCTCTGTGCTCTATGTGGCAAGCATTACCGGAAACATCCTCATTGTGTTTTCTGTGACCACTGACCCTCACTTACACTCCCCCATGTACTTTCTACTGGCCAATCTCTCCTTCATTGACTTAGGAGCCTGCTCTGTTACTTCTCCCAAGATGATTTATGATCTGTTCCGAGAGCACAAAGTCATCTCCTTTGGAGGCTGCATTGCTCAAATCTTCTTCATCCACGTCATTGGTGGTGTGGAGATGGTGCTGCTCATAGCCATGGCCTTTGACAGATACGCGGCCATATGTAAGCCCCTCCACTATCTGACCATTATGAGCCCaagaatgtgcattttatttctggCTGTTGCCTGGACCCTTGGTGTCAGTCACTCCCTGTTCCAACTGGCATTTCTTGTTAATTTACCCTTCTGTGGCCCTAATGTATTGGACAGCTTCTACTGTGATCTTCCTCGGCTTCTCAGACTAGCCTGTATCGACACCTACAGATTGCAGTTCATGGTCACTGTCAACAGTGGGTTTATCTGTGTGGGTACTTTCTTCATACTTCTAATCTCCTACATCTTCATCCTGTTTACTGTTAGGAAACATTCCTCAGGTGGTTCATCCAAGGCCCTTTCCACTCTTTCAGCTCACATCACAGTGGTCCTTTTGTTCTTTGGCCCACCCGTGTTTGTGTATACATGGCCACACCCTAATTCACAGATGGACAAGTTTCTGGCTATTTTTGATGCAGTTCTCACTCCTTTTCTGAATCCAGTCGTCTATACATTCAGGAATAAGGAGATGAAGGCAGCAATAAAGAGAGTGTGCAAACAGCTGGTGATTTACAAGAAGATCTCATAA